The genomic DNA GTCCGGTCTGAGGCGCGGTACTTCTCGCGTTTGACCTCCCTTGCGACTTGGAGGAGCGAATACTTGTTACGAACACGGCTTCTGCGCGGCCTGATCAGAGGTAAACCGGGAACCAGGTCTGGTGGAATCGGCGCTTCTGCCCGAAGCGGCAAAAAGACAAGCGCTGTCTTGACATACAACTCAAAGCTGCCGTGGGCTGTGACCCACCTACACGCCGACTTTTCAGCGAAGAAAGCCCCAAGGGTCATTCACGGTGCTTCGGACTTGGGTGTAGCAACTCTCAGTGATCCGTTCATTGGCAAGGTGGAGAAATGGGGATTCAGAGATCCGTTCTCCATTCTCCAGCTCGAAGAGGCCTTCCCCAATCTTGAGCCGTGGGGCCTGGGAGATGGCCCTGCCGCTTGCCCAAACATCATGGACGTCAGTCATCCTTACGGCGTCCTCTCCGGCGAAGGCTTTCCAGGTGGTCGTGCCTACTATCGTCCCATCAACGAGCTGCACGGTCGATATCTTGGCAGCGATACAGGTGTAATCGACACCTATCCCGACATCCCCAAGATCCCGGAGTTGTCAGAAGCACTCTCGAGTGTCTGGATCGCCAAATCCACCGCCGTTCCCAACCTGACGCACTCAACGGTTGGCATCTTGACGGGGTCCACGCTGGGCATCGTCACATCCTACGCTCTTCATGGGGACGGAAGCGGGCCTCGGCATCCGAATGGCCAGATGACGGCGCGATGGGTCCTTAGCCCTGGCGTGCCCATCATCTCAATTAAAGTCGACGACCAGTACACGCAGAAGCGGAAGACCGCTCAGCGCATTTGGGCCGTCGCCCTTAATGCTTTGGGCGAGGTGTATTACCTTGTCGACACGCCCAAAACAACGTTAAATCGGTCCAAAGGCGAAGACGCCACCAAGAATGCGTGGTTCGCAGGTCGCTCGGTTTACTGGCGGCTGATCGATGAAACGCGTCGCCAAGCTCGGCCGGATGAGTTTGACAAGCATGCCCTCCGAGGCGCCTACTCTCCCCGATCACCGGCCGACGCCATGAAACTGAGCAAGGAACAGCTCGTCGCAGAAGCCCGCGAGATTGAAAAGTTCTTGCGCTACAAGCCTGCCCATTTCCGGAAGGTGTGCGACGGCTGGGACATGAGAAGAAGACTCGAGGTCGATTTCGCAAACGACGACGCCagcggtgccggcgaggtcaTCGTCTCCATCCAGTGCGGCCATGACAAGAAGACTCCGCCCACCGTGACTCGCTACATCAGGGCCCTGTCTAGGACGCTTCGACAGACAACAGAGGATTCCGATGATCTGCCTGACATGGCGCAAGACACTTCCGAAGCGCCACAGTCAATCTTCGGAGCCGGCAAAACTCATCAACCTGAGTTTAAGCCGACGGACGAAGCAGCCCCTGTTTCTTCAGGCTCGCTAACTCCGCAGGCAACACTTGACTCTTCTGATGAGTGGATCGTTGCGACGATGAATcttggcggccatggcgagcCAGAGATCACTGCGTCAGCCCTCGACCTGTCGTCCCACGCCCTCCTTACGCTGACGGAGGACCCTCTTCACATTGGTTACAGATCTGCCGACAGTCCTACCATGACCCCCCAAACTGCCGACTCCATGACGGAGATTCCCGGTCGAAGAACGCGAATGTTGGCCATAGGCACCAGAGCAGGGTCCGTCGTCGTTTGGGACTGTCGTGATCAGCGCAACATCACGGAAGTAGCGCCTCTCCGTGTGATCCAAACAGAGTCGCCAGAGATCAGTTGTTTGGCTCTGACAGCGTTGTATCTGGTCCACGGTGGAAGCGATGGCCTGGTGCAAGCATGGGATCCCTTGGCTTCTTCCCTCGAACCTCTCCGTACTCTGAACGGCCGATCCAACGGGCGGGTCCCACGTCacatgatgacgatgaaTCCTGCGCTCCAGAGTGACACCTACTCTGCTGTCCGGGCCATCTATCTCGATCCCGATCCTACCTTCCTGCGCGGCATCACGTCATTCGGCGCCTTCCTCCGCTACTGGGCCTACAGCGCTACCAGCCAGCCGCCAGGCCGCAAACGTCGTCTCCGACACGCCGATGTCCACGGTCGACTTGCCACTCGTCGACAGGGAGGGAACGTATCAGGATACATTGCTGCGGAGACTGCGGAGCTTCGGCGGGAAGAAGAACAGACGGCCCGTGAAGATGAGTGGCTGCGCAACAGATTCGGCGTTGGCGCCTTTGGCGACTTGACCGAAGAGGAAGCTCTCCAGTACGCAGAGATGATTTCGCAGGAGACTCTTTTGTTCGAGGAGCAACGTCGCACCAGCGCCAGCGACACTGGGTCAGCTGCGGAGGCCAGTTTCGATACAGCGTCATCCTTCAGCGAGAGTACCGTGGACACGGTCACGCCTGAGCCCAGCGTCACTGGCTTCACGCCACCACCTCCTGTggtcgaagaagaggacgaatATGAACAGCAACTCCAGCAAGCGCTTCGCCTCTCCTTGATGGAAGCCACCAACGATGTAGAGCAGTTGTCGCACAAGAACAGTTCTGGCGACTTTGACTTCGCCATCAAATACAGGCCAAAGTTGTCCAAGAAGACCAAAAGATCGCCCTCAACATCGCCATCTGCAAGCTACATGCCAGTTGCAGCTTACGAGGCCGGGTCATCTAGTAGACCTATGCCAAgggacgacgacctcgaaTTGGCTCTCCGACTTAGCAGCGCCGGTTCTGCCAGCCACGCCACGCCCAGGGATGACGATATGGAGTTGGCGTTGAAACTTAGTCTTCAGGAAGTGGCCGCCAGCAACCATGCGAATCTTGGCATGCCGCATGAAGAGTTCCCCATGTTGGAGACCAAGGGCAAAGGCAAGCGAAAGATGTGAGGGCAGGGGAGGGGCGTGTTTGTCTGCTGCGATGCTTGATTCGGTATCGTCTTATTGTTGCGAGATGCGGTTTCTTTCTTTAGCTCCTCTGCAGCTATAATGTTTTTGCTTCTACTTCGCTGCGAGCGATATCCCCATTTTGCTTAGCCTATTTCTTTGGAGGCTCATCTTCCATCCTGGGCCTTTCAATACAGATACTATTCGAGCGCCATTGATAACTCGCAGCATACTTTGATGTTGAAAGGGTGGACTGTAATGTAAACCCACAACGTTGCCACGTCTTGCGTCGATATTGATACGATTTATCTGATTCGTGTCGACCGGGAAGCGTCTTCGCGTGATGACATTTGCCGCCTAGTGAGCGTTCTGCCCGGCAGGCAGTCGCGAAAACGATATGGGTAGGTGGTAGCATCCACCAAATAGCGTAAGATGAACCCGACACTCTCACCACCTGTATTGCCTGCATGTCATACATACATCTTCGGCGTGGTGTTTTCTATTCGAATCCATTGCCATATATATGTACGTCGGTTAAGCTTGATTGATAGCTTTGACCTTCTGTTTTCTCTGGACGGACATCACAGACGAACGAGCATGGGAGCTGGTATATGCTACCAAGCTACGTCTCATTAAAGGTCACGTTCACATTAGGAGGCGTTCAGCCTGCTGGGTTGCaagggcaggcaggcggGCAATGGTAGTGTTTTCTTGGCGGTTACTGATGACATGTTCCAGGGAGGTGTCATTGCAGAATGATGGGCGAAGAATGCGCCGTCATCCAATGCGGTCGATGTCTTTCATTTCCTGTGATTTACGAGGGCGGAGTCAACTAAACCGAGCGACAATAACGCTTGTCCTGCCTGGTCCATGCCACGAACCTCGTGCTGAAGAGTACTTGGATGCTGGACAGCGCATTGACGCCAGTCTCGTTCAgaccgacgaggatgatTTACCCATGGTTGATTTGGCTCCGAGTCTAAGGTCTCCAGGGTGCATGCAGCCCAAAGACACGGCTTTGAAGCCTATAACAGCCTCGCTGCCCGTCAGGACGACGGTGACATGCGTATTCTACCGAGATCGgtcggagacggagacgtcTCCCCTCACAAATATATGCAGCGAGAGCCTCAATCATCAAGGGCTCAAAAGGATGGGGATGCAGCCGCCAAGGGTTGTATTTGCTGTCAGCATTCTTGCAGTCCACACCGCTCACAAGTAACCTGTAGTAAGATGGTGCAAGGGCTTCTTAAGATTGCCGCGCACCCCAATAGCTTGCCAATGCTCCTCATTGATTGGGACGCCGAAAGGGACGAGGCGATAAGGCGACTCGACAGTCGCAGGACTTCTGAGCGCCCCGAGGTTCCATGGCGAATGTGAACTTCTGTTCATGAATGCTTGGCCCGCCCATGTCTTCTTTTGAGTCCTCCTTCGTCGCGCGTGTCGTTCTCATACGGGCACAATATCGCACTTCACCAACCGTCACACGCCCTGACTGACGTATTTCGTCATTCCTATCAAACTTGGCATCTTGTGACGAACCTCAAGCCCCCCCACGGCCTCTGGACCTCTCAGCTGCCAACAGGCCACATATGACGAACCCCTAAGACTCACGGCGCTTCCGATGACAGCAATATTCGAGATCAAGTGGATTTTGTGACACACGCGATGGTGATCACAGGCCAGGTGCACAGTTGTACGCGGGTATACCGTCAACACAGGGCAGGCGTGAGGCCGACATCCGACGCTGGCACCGACGCATCTATTCCGGAGAAACCACCCGGGCATGTCGACATTCCAGTCGCAGAACTGTCGCCGAATCGGGGCGTCCGTCGCTGCGACCACTCCGTTCGAAATTTCCCCCGGCTGATCAGCGTGGACTTCTGACAACCTCCCCTTCGGCCGATCTCACCAACGAGtcacccctccctccctcaaaGACATATATGCCTCCCCGGATTCAGAGTTCGCTATCGCTTAGCACCTGATGCAGACGCAATGCGGCCGGTGTTCGGACGGAGTGGCATGCCTCAGGGCCCTTCGTCGGTGATTTCAGCAACTCAGATTCTATACCGCCCTTCATCAGCTTCGTCGCCCCATGAACGTGGATCGTCGAGGGGGGCATCGAGAGAACAATAGAAACACCGCAGCACCGGCGTCCGGGGGACGTGGAGGACGCAAACGACAGAACAACCAGAGATACAGTGGCCGGCCTCCAAATATACTCGAGAACAACCGCCAGCCGAATGAAGCCGCATAGCAGCCTCGCTATGTAGGGGGGTGGGGTGTAACCATCCACGCCTTGGTCTTAGCGTTCGGGGACAGGTCGTGGATAGATTGTCCTCTCCCGCCCCGCCAGGCCCTTGCCGGGGCCGTGGCGCGGGGCGCGGACCGAGGGAGGTTTCGGCCTCTGTTTCGGACCCCCGCGCAGGGACGACACCCGTATTTTGATCGCTCGACCTCCCACACCTCCTTTTCTGTCTTCGGTGTCCCGGCGCCGACAGACGGCCGAGCCCATCGGACGTTTAGGGGGTATCATAGCAGCATCATCTCTCACGACAAGAGTAGCTCGAGATGAGGAATACAGTTCGCCATTGATGAAAGGGGCTGCCCTGAACCCGCCCCCAACATCCAAAATCTCCTCGTTCCTTTGGCCTCTTGGTATCGCGTCATCCATCAGTATTCTCCCCTGTCTTGTTGCACCCTACTGCATAGCAAAGTTACCATACCCAGGTTGGAGAGGGGAAGCAGAGGACAAATACGGATAACCATGACAGACGGACCGAGGGCAAAGATCATCGCTCCGCCTGTCACGACAGTTTCCCCTTTGCTCTGGGAAGCGCAATTGATCGTGATTGTCTGGCCTTGAATCAAGGCCGACTTTCCTTCTCCTGCCTCTAGGCCTGCAGGACTGCAAGTGACCGGGATCATCATTTCGTGCTCAGGCGGGATGTACATTGTTGGATCTCTAAGGAATGTCGCTGTGAACGTATACACCATTGGCCACGTCGTGGTTATCGCGCCATCGTTGGCCGAGATGCAAGCAACATTTGGCTCGAAGCTTCCCGGTGCCGTAAGCGTCAATATCCAGAAGTtgcggccgcctcctccgacTAAGCCAGATACCCTTAGTGGATATCTGCTGTAGTTACCGCTGGATGACGCTGGTATTGAAACAATACTGCTGGGAATGTTTAGTCTGATACCGAAGTGCTTGCTGATGTAAACGTTCCGCTCAGTGTCTGGAAACCTAAGCGTGAAACTCTCTGTCACGGGGGTAGATTGATGAAGTAGAATCTCCAGTAGATGGATGTGGGAATTCTACTCAGCTGGGCACTCGTCAGTTCCGACTGGGTCCTGCTGTGGTCTCAACGCTTGCGGTCTGCGAACTGGCTTCGACTGGAGTCGCTCAGACTAGGCCACCTGTCCTTGGCTTTTCCGGAACCTGGGATCTTGGAGCTGTCGACCATTGACTCCTAAAAATGTTGGTGAGGGATGAGCTGTTTTGAGACGTATCCTCTACTGTGAGTGTTATTGCCTGCCTGGAAGGATTCTGTAGTGAAGAGCTTGCCCAGGTCGTTGATGGTGTGCTGTTGAATCCGCCAAACTGTCTCTGGGGGTGTGGAACGCGGTTCACTGCACGCTGTCAGTACTTCATGTCTTGCTAGGTTTCTAAAGATGACCATCGCATCTGGCAAAGTGACATGAACCAGGAAGGGAACCGCTACCAGAAACCCCAGCACAAGGTTGGTCGGTTTCATGTCAATGCGTCGTCCCGGATCGCATCTCCTCCATCTACCACATAGCCTTGCCTATTTCGATGTTCAACTCAAAAGGCGACGTGGGAGCTGTTTCAACAACATCTTCTGATTTCGTAACTTTCAGATAGTCATTGTCACAATGCTCAAATCCATTACAGCCTCCGGTTAACCATAACGTGTAACGTAAACAGGGGGTTCAGGAAGCGAGGAAAGGAGTATCAGTTGTGGATGCCGGAAGCAGCCCACGGCTTGAGTGAACACGTAGTTTCGTATTCTCTGTTATCTTCGGGGATTGGCGAGATGCATTGAAGTgtagtagtattattaatGCGGGGGGTGGGACTGCGGACTGCACCACCTTGAACTGGCTGGCAATTGATGAAGAATCGACACGGCTGGGAATATAGCGTCTTGGTAAGCATATGGAGTGCCTTTCAAGAACAAGGACCTTAGTAGAGTGGTACTAAAGCTAGCTCTAGCGGGTTTTCGTGGCGTCGTCAAGAGCCTCCGAGGTTCTCAGGGTGCTCCTCAAATTAGAGCAAAAGATACACCTTTTGCAAGGTAGAAGTGGTTTTCCACATAATTTCGATCCAATCACCTCgaaaaggagaaggcggAGTGCAAATGCAAAGGGGGGGCTGCCAGCAGCCGATCGCGGTGGCATATCATCGCCCGACTCCATTGGCCAATGTTCGAGCAACCTCTGCTTCCCCATCTGCGATCCTCCAAAAATGCTGACACAAGGCGGAAGTGTCTCAAACGAACCAGTTCACATGAACTCAGCCAAGGCAGATCCGACGGACAGCGGTGGCATTTGGTACACAATCCTTCGCCATGATCAAAGACGTCGACAATAAG from Colletotrichum higginsianum IMI 349063 chromosome 3, whole genome shotgun sequence includes the following:
- a CDS encoding F-box domain-containing protein, with the translated sequence MQHRPTESSDTHHRLDNPSTPFPPLQHGFYERQHPAGVAQLRREDPGSASPRSIPDAGRHDSLNAVSASQLDERLRRLSVHDAPPTESHQAVAGQRVIDYENALTPSTPRQALGFKVIKRSDARPDSVQLTDFPNEILTQILSHLHPDSHSAIALVSKRFYSLVTTPHAWRMAFLRFFPGHDSLAVKAGQSRSGPLDHDPSEFVRSEARYFSRLTSLATWRSEYLLRTRLLRGLIRGKPGTRSGGIGASARSGKKTSAVLTYNSKLPWAVTHLHADFSAKKAPRVIHGASDLGVATLSDPFIGKVEKWGFRDPFSILQLEEAFPNLEPWGLGDGPAACPNIMDVSHPYGVLSGEGFPGGRAYYRPINELHGRYLGSDTGVIDTYPDIPKIPELSEALSSVWIAKSTAVPNLTHSTVGILTGSTLGIVTSYALHGDGSGPRHPNGQMTARWVLSPGVPIISIKVDDQYTQKRKTAQRIWAVALNALGEVYYLVDTPKTTLNRSKGEDATKNAWFAGRSVYWRLIDETRRQARPDEFDKHALRGAYSPRSPADAMKLSKEQLVAEAREIEKFLRYKPAHFRKVCDGWDMRRRLEVDFANDDASGAGEVIVSIQCGHDKKTPPTVTRYIRALSRTLRQTTEDSDDLPDMAQDTSEAPQSIFGAGKTHQPEFKPTDEAAPVSSGSLTPQATLDSSDEWIVATMNLGGHGEPEITASALDLSSHALLTLTEDPLHIGYRSADSPTMTPQTADSMTEIPGRRTRMLAIGTRAGSVVVWDCRDQRNITEVAPLRVIQTESPEISCLALTALYLVHGGSDGLVQAWDPLASSLEPLRTLNGRSNGRVPRHMMTMNPALQSDTYSAVRAIYLDPDPTFLRGITSFGAFLRYWAYSATSQPPGRKRRLRHADVHGRLATRRQGGNVSGYIAAETAELRREEEQTAREDEWLRNRFGVGAFGDLTEEEALQYAEMISQETLLFEEQRRTSASDTGSAAEASFDTASSFSESTVDTVTPEPSVTGFTPPPPVVEEEDEYEQQLQQALRLSLMEATNDVEQLSHKNSSGDFDFAIKYRPKLSKKTKRSPSTSPSASYMPVAAYEAGSSSRPMPRDDDLELALRLSSAGSASHATPRDDDMELALKLSLQEVAASNHANLGMPHEEFPMLETKGKGKRKM